CCGGATGATCCTTCATATGATCAATAGCAGCTCCTGTCATCTCTGCTAAATTCGGAGTATTCTCGAACTCAGAAAGATTAGCCCTGTCAATACTGTAAGGCAAAGCTCCTGTATTGAAGATTCCTAATATTTTGTCTCCCTTTTTAATCGTTTTTAGATCGGCACGATTTTTCAGAACTTGATATTTCTTTTTTCTGTAAACAGAATAGAGATCTTTTTGGTCTTCTCTTTTTAGTGGATTAAAAAACTCATCTCCTCCTCCCATCAGAACATCTATTCCCAGTTCTGCATACATTTCAGCAATTTGAGGTTCTGCATTTCTTTTGGCTGAATTGACGCAGAAACCTGCAGGAGTGGCATGCGTAATGGTTACAGTAGTTACACAGCCAATTTTTTTTCCAGCTTTTTTATATTTTTGCCATATTGGAATATGGGTTTCTCCATGAGCACCCATATTTAATACTCCGTTCTGTACCCTTATTCCTCCTCCGAAAGCGGAACTGGCGGCAGCAGAATCTGTTACAACAGAACTGGCAGAAGCAGTATCCATTAGTGCCCGTGAAACTTTTTTCTGATGATATAAACTGAGCCAATGACTTTCTTTTCCTAAAATATTTCTGGAATAAAGATCTGCCATTGAAAGTGTTCCCAGACTCATTCCATCACTGATTAGAAATATAATATTTTTTGCTTTTCCGGTTTCTGGAAGAGCAATATTCTTTTTAGAACTCCAAAGTTCAGAGGGTGACAGGGATAATAATCCTGAAAGTAAAACTGAACCTTTTAGAAATTTTCTTCTATCCATATATTGTATAAATAATACCCTAAATTATTTCATATTTCTATTTAATGATACTTAGTTGCATTAATAAATAGTTAAATTTAAATATGTTTTGGAAATGGATCTTCAAAATCTGATTTTTGGTCAAATAATTCCTTTTCAATATCATTGATTAGACAGTGAGTGAGATTTTGTAAAATTTGCTCTTTGTCTAGATATTGTCCAATGAAAACCAATTCATTCATTCTGTCGCCCCAATTTTTATCCCATCTGCTTTCGATAAATTCCTGATTTTCTATAAAAGAAACATATTGTGCCCTTTGACTCAAAGGCATACTGCTCCACCAAACTCCTGCTTTCTCCAGGCGAAATGAGCCTCCAGCCTGGGAAAAGTTCAATGCATCATCAGGTCTGGAAGCCAGCCAGAAAAGTCCTTTAGCTCTTAATATGCCTTCCGGATAATGATTAAGATATTCCCAAAGTCTCTCCGGGTGAAAGGGTCTTTTATCTCTAAATACTACAGAACCTATTCCATATTCTTCCGTTTCCGGAGTATGATGGTCAGACTCTAATTCCTTTTGCCAGCCTGCGGAGGACTGTGCTTTATCAAAATCAAATAGTTTTGTGTTTACAATATGTTTCAGATCGATCTGTCCAAATTCCGATTCCAGAATAGCAGCATCCGGATTTAATTTTTTAAGTGCAGATTTCAAAAATCCAAGAGTTTCCGGATCGATTAAATCTGTTTTATTCAGAATAATCACATTGGCAAACTCAATCTGGTCAGTGAGAAGGTTGACAATGGTACGGTAATCGCCCTCCATATCAGTAAGATCACGGTCCATCAATCGTTCATTCGAAGCAAAATCTTTCATGAAATTGAAGCCATCAACTACTGTTACCATGGTATCTACATAACTGAAACGGGAAAGATCTATTCCACTTTCTTCATCAATATAGGTAAAAGTTTGTGCTACGGGAATAGGTTCACTGATTCCTGTACTTTCGATTAAAAGATAGTCGAAGCGGTTTTCATGAGCTAAACGCTCTACTTCTTCCATAAGATCTTCTCTTAATGTACAACAGATGCATCCATTACTCATTTCAACCAGTTTTTCTTCTGTTCTTGAAAGAGTGTTTTGATTTTCTACCAGTCGGGCATCAATGTTAATTTCACTCATATCATTGACAATGACTGCTACTTTTAAACCTTGTTTATTATGTAGAATATGGTTTAATAAAGTTGTTTTTCCAGCTCCTAAAAAACCACTAAGTACCGTTACAGGAAGTTTCTTTTTCATGTATTCTTAATGTTTATGGTTTTTAAAGTTGATAAGATGTGCTGTAATCAGTCCAACTGCGCCTATATAGATGAAAGGCAGATGAATTTCAAATATAAAGTCAACCAATATTGAAATGGCAATGAATCCAAGTGAAGCCCAGAATAAAATTTGCAGCCCATTGCTGGTTATCTGCTTGGTCTGTCTGTATACCACAAAGGTTCCAATCATAAGAAATGCAAGGTCGATATAAGGATTATGTGATATCCCCAAAGGAATAATAAGCAACAATGGGAAGATAATACAATGAATCAGGCATAGAACGGCGGCTGATATTCCTACTGCATCAAGAATTTTTGACTTCATAAAAAGATTAGGATTTAAAATTGTTATTGTAACTTTGTTGCAAATGTATATATAAAAAATTAAATAACGCAACTTTGTTGCATTAAAATATGAAACAGGTTAGAAATACCCACGCCAAAACTGAAATTTTAAACCTTATTAATGACTCTGAGGTAGCACTGAGCCATTCTGATATTCAGAAGAAATTAGGTGAGCTCTGCAATAGAGTCACGATTTACAGGGTTTTAGAACGTCTTGAAAATGAGGGAGCTATTCACAGGATTGTTAATGTGGATGGTGTTGTTAATTTTGCGAAATGCAGTGGAAAATGTAGTCATGAACAACATTTTCATAATCATGTTCACTTTAACTGTAAAAAATGCCATTCAGTGACATGTATTGAGAATGCAATCCCTGAAATTAGTCTACCAGAGCATTTTATTGCTGAAGAATATAACTTTATTATCAGTGGTGTTTGTCCGAAATGCACGATGAAGGCATAACTTCCAGATACATACTTTAATTTCCTCTGTATGCAGAAGGCGTCATGCTGGTGTATCTTTTGAAAAACCGACAAAACAATGATGATTCAGCAAAATTTAATACATCAGCAATTTCCATTACTGACAGGTTGGTTGTTTTCAATAAAGATTTGGCCTGTGTTATAACTGCTTCATTGATCCAAACCAGAATAGACTTTCCTGTCTGTTTACGGATTATTGTAGTCAAATATTTACTGGTGAGATGCATTTTCTGCGCATAAAAGGAAACGCTTCTTTCTTCTTTATGATGCTGGTATAATAAATCAAAATATACTTTTTGACCATAAAAAAGCCTCCTTAAAGTTATTTTAAGGAGGCTTTATTTTTTACATCCGCTATAAAGGAGATATATATACTTCTATTTTAGTTCCATCATAGTTGAACGTTCCATCGGAATTGATTTTCCCAAGAACCCATTTCATATCTACCGGAACAGACCATGCAGAACCTAATGAAAATCCATTAACGGATCTGATTTCATTTCCGTTTCCTGTTGTAATGGCTGAATGAAACCATGTTTTATCAATAGGTCTGTAGAAGCCAATGGCTTTTCCTTTGGGAATTGGAGAATATCCGTCCCATTTTTTTCCTCCTGAATAGTTGAAGGTTTCTAACCATTTTTGGCCTGCTGAACCTGCTAATTGATCCGGACTAATGCTGGCTCCTCTCATATACAGGGCATAAGCAACCACATCGTGGCACACTCCATTGCTGTATTTTGAAATATTTTCTGCTCCTGAAAGAACGGCATGAGCTACGGGTGCCCTTTCAGATAAAGATAGCTGAGCCTTCCTGGCCCCTTCTGGTGTTACTGACATATTAATGTGATTTGTTTGGTTAGCGTAAAGATAAGCTTTTTAAAATTAATTGAAAATGAATGAATTATAGTAGAAACTATATATAATCACTGGTGTCCTTCAATATTGATACTCAGTTGTAACTTTTAATGTATATATCTGACATATTGTATATTAAAACTCTACTGAATCATACAGACACCAATCATGAAACATACAATTATATCGTTTATTGCTTTATTACTCCCATTTATAATGTTCGGACAGGCCCCCAAAACAGGTAACGAATATAGTGAAGCCAGGGAAATTATCAAGGATCTGGATTCGATCGTAAGCCCTAACGGAATTCAGGAAAGATATAAAGCGACTATCGGCGGTGCTCAACAATGGGTATATGTTCGTGGGCAGAATAAAGAAAATCCTGTAATCTTATTTGTACATGGGGGACCAGCCTCTCCTATTTCTCCGGTGATGTGGATGTTTCAACGGCCTATAGAAGAATATTTTACGGTAGTGAATTATGACCAGAGAGCATCCGGTAAAACCTATAATGCTAATGATACGCTGATTTTAAAGAATACGATTACTATCAATCAATATGTAGATGATGCTATACAACTTGCAGAACTGATTAAAGAAAAATATAAAAAGAAAAAAGTACTTCTGATAGGACATAGCTGGGGGACAATAATCTCTATGAAGGCTGCGTTAAAAAGACCGGATCTATTCTATGCGTATGTTGGGATCGGGCAGATTATTAATACCAGGGATAATGAAAGATTAAGTGTTGATTTTGCAGTAAAAGAAGCTACCCGTCTGAAAAATGATTTGGCTTTAAAGGAGCTGGCTTCTATAGCGCCTTATCCGGGAAATACCCCGATTACGCGGCAGAGAATTATTATTGCAAGGAAATGGCCTCAATATTACGGAGGTTTAACAGCGTACAGAAACAATTCCAGGTATTTCTTCCAGGCTCCGCTTCTATCTCCGGAGTATTCCTATAATGATGCGGAAGCTATAGGAAAAGGAAGTTTATTTACCCTGTCCAAAGTACTTCCGGAGTTTCTTGATACTGATTTTAAGAATATTAAATCATTTCCGATTCCGGTTTTCATGTTTATGGGCAGACATGATTATACCACTCCCTCAGAGCCTACGGATCAATGGCTTCAAAATGTAAAAGCTCCTTTTAAAAAGGGAATATGGTTTGAAAATTCAGCTCACCTGATTCCTTTTGAAGAACCTGGAAAAATGCTGGTTACTCTATTGAATGATGTTCAGCCTGTCTGCAAATAATAAAATCTTTACACATCCAGCTGGAAAAGTGCCATTGTAGCATTATGATAGTGATCCGGACGACCTTCTGTATCGGTCATTTTTTGATCCCCAAGATAGGTAAATCCACATTTCACATAATAATCTGTTAACCTCTGATTTCCCGCTGTAGTATCCATCCTTACGTACAATTTGTTGTGTTGAGAAGCAAATTGTTTTGCCCATTCTACGATCTGTTCTACAAATTTCTGTCCGCGGAAATTGGGATTGGTGGCAATTCGGTGTATATAGATGGCTGGGTCTTCATTTTTTTCTGCCCAAACCTGGTGATCATCAAAGGTAATACTCCAGACACAGGCTACCTGGCCATCTACAGTAATTTTAAAATGACGGTTTTCACTGATTTCAGTTTCAATCATATTTCGATCAAACTCCGGCCATTGTATACCGGATACGGTTTTCTTAAAATCAGAAGCTATTTTATATAAACTAAGGACCACTTCAATATCCTGCAAAGATGTATTCACTACCATTATTCCTGTTATGGGACGAAGTTACGAAAAATGCATGGGAATCTTTCCTTATTGTTATTCAGAATGGGTATAAATACTGTTGGATTCTTTATGTTACGTTGGGAAACGTAAATAAAAATACTATTTTTATCGGCCCAAAAGAAAAAAACAAATATGCCGACTGATGCTTCTCATAAGCTGATTCCGATGACGACCTTCGTGCTTGAATATTATGCCCACGAAGGATATGCCGATCTTCAAACCTTGAGTTTGATGAATAATTATGCTAATTTTTTAAAACAATCTCTTACATTAGGAATGTTTGTTCCTGTAGATCCCAACGGAAATGTATTGAAAGAACCTAAAAATTACACTTCATGGAAATTATTGGAGCATAATGACAACGATCATGAGAGAACAGATATGGCAGGTTTTGAAGAGTATGGTGAGTATCAGAAAGCAGAACGTAATTGTATGTTTGAAGGCTTTAGAGTAGACTATAATGGATATTCAAAAGTAAGAATTGTGGCTTCTTATGATACTTCTATAGAGTTATCATTCAATAAAAACGATCTGATCCCTACAGGTTTCAACGATGTTGAGTCGCTGACCGTTTTTGATGATATCTTTTTGACATCTAGTGCTTTAAAAGTAATTGGGATAAAGGATAGAAAATAACCTATCTATTACTTAATATATTAATTACAAATCCGGTTATTCTTATCCAGGTTTCTATTTTTTACCATTTTTTTACGTAAAAAACTATGTGCCTATGTGGTTTTAGAAAGAATTTTATTTTACCACATAGACAAATAGATGAATATCTTTATTTTCATAAAGGGAAACTGTTGACATCCTGATCTTATAAAAATGTTTTGACAATTGTTACCAGGCTCATCAGAATAACAACTATCCCAACCACCACAAACATTTTCTTTGTGGGAAGTTTGGAGGTAAGCATAGCGGAAAACGGAGCGGTAAAGACTCCACCTAACAGAAGTCCCAACACAATATTCCAGTGATGAATTCCAATGGTAAATATAAAAGTGATGGCACTGGTTACTGTCAGCAAAAACTTGGCAACTGTAGAACTTCCCACAACATAACGGGGAATTCTTCCTTCTTTAATTAACGTTCCGGTAACTAATGGCCCCCAACCGCCTCCTGCAAAGGAATCTATAAAACCACCAACAAACCCCAGTACTCTCAGGTTGGTTCTTCTTTTGGTTTTGATGCGGCCTTTATTTTTTTCTTTAAAGGCATTTCTCAAGATATTTGATCCCAAATACAAGGTGTAACAGGCAATAATCGGCTTTACGATATGGGCGTAATGTTCTCCGTAATGAGATAAAGTTAATGCACCAATGATAGATCCCACAATAGCCAGCGGGAACAGTACCCAAACCATTTTTTTATTGACATTTCCTAATTTATAATGACTGAATCCTCCGGCAGCGGTTGTAAAAGACTCTGCTGAGTGAATACTGGCACTTACAACGGGTGGTGGAACATTCAGTAAAAGTAATATAGTAGTACAGATAACTCCATATCCCATTCCCATGGATCCGGCAACAATTTCAGCCATAAAACCGGCAAACAGCATCCAGTAAAAAATATGACCATCTTTGCTTAGGAAAGTCTGAATGTCACTAGAAAGATCAAACTGATATACCACAAGACCAAAGATTCCGATAAGCAGCATCACTCCTATAATTGCCAGATAGATATTGGCTTTTCTCTGGGCTGTTTTAGTAATACTGATAAGCTTTTCAATCTCCAGATCAGACTTTGTAGGAGATAATTTTCCGTCAGACAGGTATTGTGTGGTGATCTTATTGAGTTCTATGACTTTGTGGTTAAAATCTCCTTTTAGCTGATTGCGGATGTTCTGCATATTATCCAGCACAAGGTCCATTTCATCAGGAATGGTTTCAGTGAATGTTTCTCTAAGCCTTTTAGCAATGGTAGGAGATTTTCCATTGGTGGAAATGGCAATTTTAAGACTTCCTTTTTTAACAATGGAACCTAGATAGAAATCACATAGGTCGGGCTTGTCTGCAATATTAACCAATACATTTTTTTTGTGAGCATCTTCACGGATCTGTGAGGCTAAATCAATATTATTTACAGCGATAATCGCGACATCAGTATCATTAAAATCGTCATCATGATAAGCTCTTTCGTATAAGGTTATATTGGAAAACTTTTGCTGTAAGGCTCTCACTTCAGGACTGATTTCGATTGCGATTAGTCTTATAACCGTTTCAGGAGAATTACCCAATACCGATTCCAGTTTTTCGAGGGCAATTTTTCCTCCTCCGATAATGAGTAAGGATAATGTTTCAAGTTTTAAAAATACGGGATATAAGGAATTACTCATTTCATTACAGTTTTAAGTCATACGTAAAAGCGAGATAGTATAAACCTCCGATTTCAGGGCCTGCTGCATATTGGAAGTAACGTCTGTTCAGTAAATTGGTGGCTCCAATTTTTACATTTGTGTGAATTTCAGGAATTTTCCAGCTAGCCTGGGCATCGACAGTATAGTAAGCAGGAATTTTTCCTGAAGCTAAAGGGCTTTCCCAGTCAAAACCATTTTGCCACCTTGCTACCACTGTAAATCCAATATTCTTGATAATCTCTCTGTTTCCTACACTTACATTAATCATCCATTTTGGAGTATTAAAAGCTGTAATAAACAGATCTGAAGTATTGCTGGAAGCCAGATCGTTGTAAGATACATTGGCATTGACATTGTAATTTTTAATCACATTATATCGGATCTCCAATGAGCTGCCATAACTTTTGTAAATGCTGTTGCTATTGGTGTATACTCTGTATCGGTCTTGTTTACTTCTGTCAAGCATCGCCAAAACGGCTGCATTGCTTCCTACTTGACTGTTTTTAGGAACAGCTACTTCTACCTGTCCAAGAAATCCTTCATAGATGTTGTAGTAAAAATCCCAATCCAGCGCCAGTTTGTTGTTAAAGAAAACAGATTTATATCCTATTTCAAACGAATTGATCTTTTCCGGTTGCAATTTTTGCAGATTGGCAACAGCTAAAAGTTGTTTATTGTCCTGGGCAGCCTGGCTTTGGCTTTTTCCAGCATCTACATCAGCATTTACGGCTGAAGTAAATCTGTCAATGGAAGCAAGAGTATAAGAGTTTTCCAGATATCCCAAACCGTCATTTACTTTTGAAAGACCGCCTACTCTTCTTACATTTCCGTTATTCACGAAAGAAAGAGCTTCAAATAAGGATGGAAAGCGGTATCCATTTTGAAAAGAGGCTCTGAAGTTGTGCTGTTTAACGGGAGAATACACAACACTTATTCTTGGATTGAGTTTGGCTTCAAATTCAGGGTTCCTGTCGATGCGAAGAGCCGCATTGATTTTTAATTTTTCATCAAAGAAAAGCTTGGTAATCTGGGCAAAAGCCCCATATTTCTGATAAATAACATCCTTACCAAAAGTCCCGTTGGATAACGGAATATTTCTTTCATTAACAGGTCTGTTGAAGTCTACAAAGTTGTTCCCATCAGGAGTGATGCTATACAAGCGATAGTCTATTCCGGCCAGAAGATTAAAAATCTTTACAAACCGGCTAAAATCATAGGTCAGTTCGCCTTGATAAAATCTGGATTTCTGCTCCAGTTTTGCTCCTCCCGTTGCGGGTGCTCCTGCAATTCCTGCATTGGCAGAATCCCAGTTATTAATTCTGATAATCGTATTTTTTAGCTGCTCAAAGGCTGCCGTTCCGGGAACTACTCTATTTTTATCAGCTTCACTACGGGCAAGAATTAGAGCTTCATTGAGGGTTGTTCCTGCATTCAGATTATTTTGAAGTGATGTTTGGAAGATGCTCTTCCAGTTATTGTTGGAAAGATTGGTTAGATCCAGATTGTCAGCCAAAGGTTTCAGATTGTAAGAATCTCCTGTGTTTTCTATAGACACATAAGCTCTGAACGTCAATTCTTTTCCGGTAAGTTCAACTTTATGGTTTTGAACGGTGGCATTTTGCAAACGGATTTTATTTCCTCGCTGAAAAGTTCCGTCAAGCAATCCGTAACGATATACGTAAGAAGCTTTCCACTGATCTCCAAATCGATAGTATAATCCGGCATCGAATTTTATATTCTTTACTTCCGGGCTTACAAGATCTTTTTCAAAATATCCGGTTCTGGAAACATTGAATGTGGTGGGCTTTCCGTTATAATCTACTTTTACCGCTACTCTATTGTTTCTTTCATCACCATATTTGTTCCAAAGGTCTTCCGCAGGATTATTGGCTAAAGCAAGATTCGGGTTGGCAGTAATTAAAGAATTCGGATTCTGGTCGGTATGATTATCTGAAATCCAGTCTACCCCTGTAAAATAAGAGGCGTTCAATTTTACGGCAAAGTTTTTATGAAATACTTTGGCAAATCTGATGGCACTTTCGCCCAGAGAACTGATTTTGTGATTGAAATTATCTACATGATTCACCCCGCCACGAAAATACACACTTACTCCTTCAGAGGTAAAGGGATCTTTGGTTTGTAAGCTTGCAAGGCCATTGATGGCATTCATCCCATATAACGCAGAGGCTGCTCCGGGAGTGACTTCCATAGACTGAATATCCAGTTCTGTAGGGCCAATTGCATTTCCGAGTGGAACTCCTAATGTAGCAGACTGTACATCTACGCCATCTACCAACTGCATAAATCTGAAGTTATTAGGAGAATTAAATCCTCTGGAATTAGGGATTTTCAACGTAAGGCTGGATGTTAAAAGTTGTAACCCTTTTACGTTTTCCAGGGTTTCATAAAAAGAGGCTGCCGGGCTTTCCCGGATGGTTTTAATATCAATCTTTTCAATCGCGATCGGTGATTTTAATATTTTTTCAGGAATACGGGAGGCAGAAATAACGACATCATCAATAATGGTATTCTGAGGATTAAGCCCGATGGTAAGTTTATTGGAAAGCGAAAGGATTTCCACGGTCTGGCTGGAAAATCCGTCTTTGTTGATAATCAAGCGAAAAGGAATGGTTACTCTTGTTCTGATCTTAAAATTCCCGAGCTGATCTGTTGATGCAGTGTCCTGTGTATTTTCAACCTGTACTTTCACAGCATCAAGCCCCTTTTGGGTTCCTGTATTTCTGATGATTCCACTTAATTCGATAAGCTGTTGTGCCTTTGTCTGGGTGCAGAATAGAAATGTGAATACTATAACTCCTGTTTTAGGTAGAAAATATCTCTGTCTTTTGTTTTTCATTGTTCTTCTATTTTAGGTGAGGATGAATGGAGCTGTTTGAAACTTTAATTTTTAAACCACAAAAGACACAAAAGTTATTATTTTAAACACTTTAGTTCACTTAAGAAGTTTAAAATGCTGCAGTATAAAAGTTCATATAAGATGAAAATCATAGATTTTCATAATACTAAAGAGTGCTTCTATATTCAAGGTTTGTCACTTCAAATGACTTAAGTGTTTAAAAGCTTTTGTGATTTAAATTTTCCCACAGATGGCACAGATTAACACAG
This Chryseobacterium sp. G0162 DNA region includes the following protein-coding sequences:
- a CDS encoding TSUP family transporter; the encoded protein is MSNSLYPVFLKLETLSLLIIGGGKIALEKLESVLGNSPETVIRLIAIEISPEVRALQQKFSNITLYERAYHDDDFNDTDVAIIAVNNIDLASQIREDAHKKNVLVNIADKPDLCDFYLGSIVKKGSLKIAISTNGKSPTIAKRLRETFTETIPDEMDLVLDNMQNIRNQLKGDFNHKVIELNKITTQYLSDGKLSPTKSDLEIEKLISITKTAQRKANIYLAIIGVMLLIGIFGLVVYQFDLSSDIQTFLSKDGHIFYWMLFAGFMAEIVAGSMGMGYGVICTTILLLLNVPPPVVSASIHSAESFTTAAGGFSHYKLGNVNKKMVWVLFPLAIVGSIIGALTLSHYGEHYAHIVKPIIACYTLYLGSNILRNAFKEKNKGRIKTKRRTNLRVLGFVGGFIDSFAGGGWGPLVTGTLIKEGRIPRYVVGSSTVAKFLLTVTSAITFIFTIGIHHWNIVLGLLLGGVFTAPFSAMLTSKLPTKKMFVVVGIVVILMSLVTIVKTFL
- a CDS encoding helix-turn-helix domain-containing protein — translated: MTTIIRKQTGKSILVWINEAVITQAKSLLKTTNLSVMEIADVLNFAESSLFCRFFKRYTSMTPSAYRGN
- a CDS encoding MerC domain-containing protein, giving the protein MKSKILDAVGISAAVLCLIHCIIFPLLLIIPLGISHNPYIDLAFLMIGTFVVYRQTKQITSNGLQILFWASLGFIAISILVDFIFEIHLPFIYIGAVGLITAHLINFKNHKH
- a CDS encoding TonB-dependent receptor, with product MKNKRQRYFLPKTGVIVFTFLFCTQTKAQQLIELSGIIRNTGTQKGLDAVKVQVENTQDTASTDQLGNFKIRTRVTIPFRLIINKDGFSSQTVEILSLSNKLTIGLNPQNTIIDDVVISASRIPEKILKSPIAIEKIDIKTIRESPAASFYETLENVKGLQLLTSSLTLKIPNSRGFNSPNNFRFMQLVDGVDVQSATLGVPLGNAIGPTELDIQSMEVTPGAASALYGMNAINGLASLQTKDPFTSEGVSVYFRGGVNHVDNFNHKISSLGESAIRFAKVFHKNFAVKLNASYFTGVDWISDNHTDQNPNSLITANPNLALANNPAEDLWNKYGDERNNRVAVKVDYNGKPTTFNVSRTGYFEKDLVSPEVKNIKFDAGLYYRFGDQWKASYVYRYGLLDGTFQRGNKIRLQNATVQNHKVELTGKELTFRAYVSIENTGDSYNLKPLADNLDLTNLSNNNWKSIFQTSLQNNLNAGTTLNEALILARSEADKNRVVPGTAAFEQLKNTIIRINNWDSANAGIAGAPATGGAKLEQKSRFYQGELTYDFSRFVKIFNLLAGIDYRLYSITPDGNNFVDFNRPVNERNIPLSNGTFGKDVIYQKYGAFAQITKLFFDEKLKINAALRIDRNPEFEAKLNPRISVVYSPVKQHNFRASFQNGYRFPSLFEALSFVNNGNVRRVGGLSKVNDGLGYLENSYTLASIDRFTSAVNADVDAGKSQSQAAQDNKQLLAVANLQKLQPEKINSFEIGYKSVFFNNKLALDWDFYYNIYEGFLGQVEVAVPKNSQVGSNAAVLAMLDRSKQDRYRVYTNSNSIYKSYGSSLEIRYNVIKNYNVNANVSYNDLASSNTSDLFITAFNTPKWMINVSVGNREIIKNIGFTVVARWQNGFDWESPLASGKIPAYYTVDAQASWKIPEIHTNVKIGATNLLNRRYFQYAAGPEIGGLYYLAFTYDLKL
- a CDS encoding Fur family transcriptional regulator yields the protein MKQVRNTHAKTEILNLINDSEVALSHSDIQKKLGELCNRVTIYRVLERLENEGAIHRIVNVDGVVNFAKCSGKCSHEQHFHNHVHFNCKKCHSVTCIENAIPEISLPEHFIAEEYNFIISGVCPKCTMKA
- a CDS encoding GNAT family N-acetyltransferase — translated: MVVNTSLQDIEVVLSLYKIASDFKKTVSGIQWPEFDRNMIETEISENRHFKITVDGQVACVWSITFDDHQVWAEKNEDPAIYIHRIATNPNFRGQKFVEQIVEWAKQFASQHNKLYVRMDTTAGNQRLTDYYVKCGFTYLGDQKMTDTEGRPDHYHNATMALFQLDV
- a CDS encoding alkaline phosphatase encodes the protein MDRRKFLKGSVLLSGLLSLSPSELWSSKKNIALPETGKAKNIIFLISDGMSLGTLSMADLYSRNILGKESHWLSLYHQKKVSRALMDTASASSVVTDSAAASSAFGGGIRVQNGVLNMGAHGETHIPIWQKYKKAGKKIGCVTTVTITHATPAGFCVNSAKRNAEPQIAEMYAELGIDVLMGGGDEFFNPLKREDQKDLYSVYRKKKYQVLKNRADLKTIKKGDKILGIFNTGALPYSIDRANLSEFENTPNLAEMTGAAIDHMKDHPEGFVLQIEGGKVDWAAHANDIAALIHDQLAFDNAVKTAIDFAEKDGNTLVIITTDHGNANPGIIYGNKATQNFNSISSYQYTNEYILNKIHKDHSVKDIKDWIYEANKLTLSDDEAKHLQSFYNGLEKEEGLYNYKKLPFKLYSEIQKSRNSVGWISMDHSGDYVEVAAYGPGSQLLQPYIKNTDLHNLMLEASPI
- a CDS encoding alpha/beta fold hydrolase, with the protein product MKHTIISFIALLLPFIMFGQAPKTGNEYSEAREIIKDLDSIVSPNGIQERYKATIGGAQQWVYVRGQNKENPVILFVHGGPASPISPVMWMFQRPIEEYFTVVNYDQRASGKTYNANDTLILKNTITINQYVDDAIQLAELIKEKYKKKKVLLIGHSWGTIISMKAALKRPDLFYAYVGIGQIINTRDNERLSVDFAVKEATRLKNDLALKELASIAPYPGNTPITRQRIIIARKWPQYYGGLTAYRNNSRYFFQAPLLSPEYSYNDAEAIGKGSLFTLSKVLPEFLDTDFKNIKSFPIPVFMFMGRHDYTTPSEPTDQWLQNVKAPFKKGIWFENSAHLIPFEEPGKMLVTLLNDVQPVCK
- a CDS encoding GTP-binding protein, giving the protein MKKKLPVTVLSGFLGAGKTTLLNHILHNKQGLKVAVIVNDMSEINIDARLVENQNTLSRTEEKLVEMSNGCICCTLREDLMEEVERLAHENRFDYLLIESTGISEPIPVAQTFTYIDEESGIDLSRFSYVDTMVTVVDGFNFMKDFASNERLMDRDLTDMEGDYRTIVNLLTDQIEFANVIILNKTDLIDPETLGFLKSALKKLNPDAAILESEFGQIDLKHIVNTKLFDFDKAQSSAGWQKELESDHHTPETEEYGIGSVVFRDKRPFHPERLWEYLNHYPEGILRAKGLFWLASRPDDALNFSQAGGSFRLEKAGVWWSSMPLSQRAQYVSFIENQEFIESRWDKNWGDRMNELVFIGQYLDKEQILQNLTHCLINDIEKELFDQKSDFEDPFPKHI